Below is a window of Malus domestica chromosome 13, GDT2T_hap1 DNA.
GAGCTTCATCGATGGGTTTATCATCAATAGGTTCCTCGATCATAACTCTGATACTCTTTGCAGTAagatggagcttcacgtcttgaactcacttcaggtagtttcttccGAAGACTTCTTGAACGGTGAAATCGACCTTGTTTGAGTTCAACATGTCCTTAAAACAAAGGGTACAACAAAACGCAGTTAGTCGTATGGaaagccatagacatatatcgtagaacatacgggttctatagacatgtgttggtttaatttaagcatgaaagctataggtttcatgtggtaagttttgaatgaaaacttcgggtttcaaatgcACTAAATTCGAAACTACTGTTTCGATTTAGTTATAAACATTTAGTTCATATATGGGTACGTGcaagaacacataatacaatatacaataaagtGTAGTGAATTTGCGGATTGCTTCAGGAACCTAAGTGTGAGTGCTTCGAGACTACGAAAGATAGTCAACGATTCAAAGAAAcgaaataatttattgaatcgttaatgccAAAATGTGGACTtcaggccaataattttggattaattgtcagattaatggactattggtcactttaattaattcaataggtCGGACCATACAGGGTTGATCGTAgaagcaacaataataataacatttaggttaaaatgatttaaaatgccaaaaataTAGCATTTGATTCGAAAAACCATAGCCCAATAGCATTTGGGCTTGGGTGTCGTGAGTAGAGCAAAGCCCTAAAGGCATGTGGGCCTCGGAGTGGCTGCAAAGCAGGCCATGGGCTGAAAGACTGGGCACGAGGCAAGCCCAGCCCAAGGCTGGCTTGCCGGTGGTGCGAAGAAGCCCTAGCCGAAGCTAGGTTTTGAGTCAACGGGCCACAGATACAAGCCCAGCAAGCCAAATGTTTGCGGCATGTGGGCCGAGGCAAGGTAAAAGCCCAGCAAACGACGACAAGCCGTGTGGTAGTCAACCCAGGCCGAGGCCTGGTTGGGTTCGGAAGGTAGCAAGCCTAAAAAGGCTAAGCACATTGTCCAAGGTGTCAAAACGACACTGTTCCCCATGCAGCTGGGCTTCAGGCCAACATACTGGTCCGGCTATGGTGCCACGGTGGTGCGACGGCAGTGCCGCAAAAAATCCcaatttttttcatctttttttttttttcgaattctagggttaaaacccctaattgcttctaaatTGCGTATAGCATAAATTGCGTATTGCATAAATTCCATATAGCATAAATTGCGTATTGCATGAACaagtatatatattgacaaaatatatagacatacatacaatatatataattggaaggaaaatataaagataaggggttcatgcatcatgaggaatgttttcatgcttcaaggttattttaaatatcttaatttattttaaaagaacccgattggcagaaaacaattgaaagcctttgaatttgtagaagaaagCCTCCTCCATGATTCTTCAGTTCCTTATCTTCTTGCAAGAacgtgttgataacgtgttgtaggcctatttgattgaactgtATTtaggatagagagagaaaggggctGGCGgcaacagagagagaagagagatatgTAAATTTGAGGTGTGTATTGTATCACCctcttatgcctttatttatagtagtaggataggtataACCCTTACCCTAGATTACATCTCTAATAggaattaaactactaaaagGAATATACAAAGATactcctagatacactaggatttacacaagcaCATTCCTAATCCGGTAAGACTGCAACActtgtaatatttttttaaagtgtaaattacataataccccTTCAGGTTTGGGCgcaattacaacctcatacaacatctttaaaacatttcaatctcatacatttactattatttttttgcaatttcatacaaccgtttaaaaatctgttaagttaaccgttaagtgatgacgtggcaaatATAGGGTCcccatttgtgctgatgtggctgccacattcGTGCTACGTGGCTAAACAcgtaataaaaaatttaaaacattaaaataattaattaaagaaaaaaaacacaaatcttCATCTTTTTCTTCCCCACCTGAGCCACCCCGTCTCCCACCACCAGCACCACCCTTTTCCCCACCCGAGCCACCCTTCTACCATAACCACCCTCATCCCCCATCACTTCTGCACCAACAAAGCTTTTTCCTCCAAAACCACCACCATCAATTTCCTCATCTGCAAAGCCAGGAGCAACCCAGAAAACCCCAAGGCCTCACTATGAATTTTGCCCCACTTTCCTCACCACCTTAAACCCTTGCCTCGATTTCTTCTTCCAAGTCGTGTCCTCACTTGCTACCCATTTCTTCCCCTCATCTGCAACCTAAACAACAATCAGCAGCATGATCAAACAACAACCTCTcccccataaaaaaaaatacccatAATTGTTTTCAACACAagaatcaaccaaaaaaatatataagatCTGAAACAAAttacccataaaaaaaaaagaaaaaaacaaaagatggaACCTATTTCCCCTCCCCTACAAACACCATTGATGCCCTCCCACTTGATCCCAGCGACCTCCTCCATCTCTTTCTCTTCCTTATTCTCTCACTCTAACCTCGAATTGGCATCGATCGAAACCGCAAGACGCAGCCAGCAACGAAATCGAAGGGATGTTTGGGGATTTTGGTATTCGACTGGTCGCTTGGAACGAAATCAAAGGGCATTGAAATATGGGTTTTGGGGATTTCGGCTTTAGGTTTAGTGCGGCTTCGTCGAGTTCACCTTCGATGACTTCTGGACGACCTCTGCCTTCTGTTAGAGGCTTAGATCTCAGTGCGACTTCGTCGAATTTGAGGTTGAGCTTCTGCTGGGACTTCTAGTCCTTGAGTGGACCAAGTGGAGATGGAAGAACCTGAAGAGATGAATTTCTGGGTGTTTGAaacttttttctatttttttaattattcaattatcttttcaaatttttagttgaatttctaattaattttcaacataataaaaaattagggtaaattacaaaaaactacctcaactattggtgtcacgacactttcatacctcatattttaaaattgacaatgtcatacctcatcttacgaatttgtgccaatgttataccttccgttaGCTTGGCGTGAATTTCttagttaaatgctgacgtggcttgatccggggcccattttctattaaaaaattattaaaaactaaaaaaatcatttaatattttttaaatattgaaataataaagaaaagttaaaaaaaaaaaaaaaaaaaaaccaacactCAGTTCGTCCcctcccccttctctctcttctccccatcttcatcttcttccccattCCTGCAAccgcaacccagaaaaaagaagagaaaaaaaaaccattttgtCTTCCCCGCTcccaccccctccccctctTCTCCCCGCACCCAACCTCCCCACCTTCGCACCCACCCTCTGCACCTAACCTTGCACCCACTACctacaacccaaaaaaaaaaaacccagaaaaaaacccagatcccgTTGAGGTGGAATTGGAAAACCTTCGCCAGGCCGATTCCGAAGGTTGAGAACCTgggttcttcttctttctggatTGCAGGGGGTTGGGTTTGTGGTGGGGGGAGAGGGGGCGAACTAGGTTgggttggggtttttttttcttttttctttttttcttcttctttttcctccttcttctttctgggtttgttttgggggggggggacgaactgggttgggttggggtttttttttatttattcctccttcttcttctttctgggttgcaagaagatggggaagagagaggggGGACGAACTGAcctgaggttttttttttgtttttttatttacttttctttattattttaatatttaaaaaatattaaataaattttttttagtttttaataataatttaatatttttttaatagaaagtgggccCCAAATCaagtcacgtcagcatttaactgaaAAATTCAAGGCCAAGTAACGGAAGGTATAATATtagcacaaattcgtaagatgaagtatgacattgtcaattttaaaagatgaggtatgaaagtatcgtgacaccaatagttgatgtagttttttgttatttacccaaaaaattaattttttaatccacATGTCCGACTTGCTTCAGCCACGTAGGCAGTTAACAGAAAGACTAACAGGAAAAGAGACGGTTGTAtgatattgaaataaaataataataaaatgtatgtgattgaaatgttttaaagatattgtatgaggttgtaattacACCCAAATCTGAGGAGATAAAATATaaggtaaagtacaaaaaactacctcaactattggtgtcacgacactttcatacctcatcttttaaaattgacaatgtcataacTCATTTTTAGAATTTGgtccaatgttataccttccgttaCTTGGCCGTTTACTTTTCAGTTAAATGCTAACGTGGCTTGATTCGGGGcctattttctattaaaaaaattaataaaatagtattaaaaactaaaaaaaattatttaatatttttttaaataataaagaaaagcaaaaaaaaaatccctctGTTCGTCCcttcccccctctctctccccatcttcatcttcttccctgctTAATCTtcaaccaaaataaataaatttgaaaacccatcaaccccccccccccccccccgcggagaagaagaagaagaaaaggaaaaaaagaaaaagaaaaatgcaacCCAACCCAGTtcgctccccccccccccaagcccctgcaacccagaaagaagaagaaataggaagaagaagaagaaaaaaaaaaaaaaaaaaaaaaccccaacccaacccagttcgtccccccccccccccaaacctaACCCCCTGCCAACCCTAAATCCACCACTCTCATCCATTCTCCACATCCTCTTCcgcacccatcctccaccttcTCCGTGCACTCATCTTCCCGCCAACGGAatctgagttttttttttttttttctttctaggtTGTAGGAGGGAGAAGAGAGGGTGGGGAAGACAAACTGAGGGTGGGTGCGAGGGAAGacaaattggatttttttttttttttttttgttgggggtTGCAGGtgaggggaagaagatgaagatgaaaagAGAGAAGGAGGGGGAAAGGGGAGGGACGAACTGAgggttgttgtttttttttttttttttataatttttttttattattttaatatgtaaaaaatattaaacatttttttagttgttaataatattttaatgattttttaacaGAAAGTGAGTTCCGAATCAAGCccgtcagcatttaactgaaAAGTAAACGGCCAAGTAACGAAAGGTATAACATTGAACCAAATTcttaaagatgaggtatgacattattaattttaaaagatgaggtatgaaagtgtcgtgacatcaatagttgaggtagttttttgtactttaccctaaaatataatttaccattttttaaaatttaactatttatttttatgtaatttgatcactaaacaattttattttttattaatttaaaaataaaaaattgacgaTAAGTAAGAATTTCTGTCAATCGTATTCGTAGTGCTTTTTCGCTGGAAATCCACAATGTCACTCAAAATGACATTTCACACAGCATTAGCTTTTTCTTCAGGACATGACGTCAACCTACTTCCAAAGTCTAAAGCTTCCAAATATGTAGCATGTAGTAAAGGAGAATGATTGTCTGTCCTCCATTTTCGATGACTCTGTTTGtttggtcacggttaagttacgttaatattttatattattatttatttttatcttattatatctataaaaaaataatataaaatattaacgtggtttaaccatgaccacacaaaacaaaagggcACGAAAAAGGCACGGGAAATGGAgaacagacaatccttgtcctgcAGTAAAAGCCCAAAGCGCGTCAAACCGTTGTCTGCTTGCTTTGTGGCTCTTGTAGTATTTTACGACAAACAAACAAGCATGAAAATacaaattttgaataaaaactaTTTTGTCACCGGTCATTGTCATCCATATAAAACCcagcaaaaattaaaaattatgtacTCTTTGAGAAAAAAagatagagtaaattgtagctattgtccctgaactttactcaaattagagcaatggtcattcaactaaaaatccattaccattggtcattcaactcattaaaacgtgtagctatgatccctcaactaaaaatctattaccttTGGTCCCCcaattttaattcaactggagaaatgatcccttaactttatCCAAATTGTATCTATGGTCCTTCAAACATAActctttttgacaaaaaattttacgtagttgacaaaaatgaccataattacacactttgatgagttgagggatcctaattaaataaatggttattccaacataacatattttgacaaaattttgaagaaattaatgaaaaggactatagctacacattttgataagttgagggaccaatggtaatagatttttagttgagggaccattgctccaatttgagtaaagttcagggaccattactacaatttactcaaaaaGATAAGAGAGAGAAGCTGCAACGTGCAACTTTTCTGAAAAGCATAAAAGTTGTGAAGCAAGCAATCGGAGGCATTTGGTTTGGTCTGCAAGACAAGTGAAAAAAAAGACAAACATGCAAAGTAAAGCAAGAATCCATAAATCTGTAACTCCACCGTccatttcttttctgttttgtcTTCTTCGAAATTCTATTATGCTTCGCTGTATATTTTATATGTCTAAATTTTTAGTCGTTAAGTatttaataattgtattttttatcaaagatttaacggttaaaaattataatgaataAAATACcccaaaacaagctaaaaatcCCCTTCTCTTCGTTTCATTCCTacatcaaaattttcacctctgTGAAAAACTTCCTCAGTTTCATAATTGCTtgtttttccaacaaaaaaagGGGATCATCCGCACATTGATCCTCCTTCCCCACTTTGTGTTTGCCAATTCTATCCACCACAAAACCCTATTTTTCTCTCTAGAAAGCAGAAacaaaattaacagaaaaagaaattaacaaaaaattgttCCTTCAGTATCTCCACCTTAAAAGAAGCTTGCAATCTTGAGAACCCATGTGTTCCCTCTTCAATAATCTGCACAGGATAACATATTCCAACCATGGCAGATTAGAATTCAGAatcctaaattaaaaaaaaaaaaaaaaagataaataaacaaCTGAAAACACAAATGCATATCTCCATGCTCATGGATGTGTAAAATGCAATACATACCATCATGCTTCTTCATCAAATTTCTggcaaacaacaaaaatatgaCTAGGAATCCAACTCCTGCTGCTCCTCCTAAAATTATAGCCACTGTCTTCCCTGTATTTCCTGACCCTAAGATCAATCAACCACAATCCAAAAAAAATCAGATTAAATACTACTAATATACACGtataagaaatcaaatcattccCCCTCTGCACCCGATTTCGAATTCCCCTCTCACTCTCCCTAAACTAgattcaaacaaaacaaaaaataaaataaaaaccctcTTTGAAACAATCTAACAAGAAATTGGACAAATTGTAAAAGATATAAGAACTATCTTTAACcccaaaatcaaaatttcagaaTGTAACTTCCATTTTTTACCtgatgaagatgaagaggatgatgaggaagaagaggatGATCTCCTGGGAACCCCATTAGGGTAATAACTATAGCTGAGAAAGCACTTATGGAGATAGACTTGGCCAGAAATTGCACTCCCACATTCAACCTGAGCTCTCTGCACCCCACTCTTCATACACTCCCCACAATCTGAGTCCCCAACATCTCCCTGGCACTGCCCCAAAACATAAACCTGTTGATAGTTTGTGGTGTAAAATCCATGGCCACTCACAACCCCATTCTCCAAAACACTAAAGGCAGTGTCCCTCCTCTCCTCAAACCCTGACCCTGCCACATTAGTCCCCCCACAGGTTTTGTACAGCATTTCCATGCCTGAAATTTGGGCAAAACCTGAGATTTCATAGAGCATGTAGCACCCAATGAGCTGAACCCTAGCAGCAATGGTTTTGCCGCAGAGATTGTCAGACATTTGGGGCAATTTGCTCACACAGGTGTAGCAGTCAGAGTTGCTGAGATCACCTCTGCATTGGAAGAGCCCTGAGATGGTGCTTTGGCCACTGCCTGTGTTGGTCTTGAAGAACTTGGCCTTGGAGGACTGCTGCACCAGGGACCCAAAGAGGGCTGAGAGGGCTTGGGAGTAGACCCCTGTTGGATCAGAAAATGTCTGCTTTGCACAGCCCTTGTAAACCAAGGAGGTGATGTCACTGGCAGATTGAGCAACTGGGATGAGCTCAAAACTGATGAGAAAGAAGAACAGAAGCAGATAGAGGGAGAAATTGGAAACAGGGTTTGAGAGAAAACCCATTTGCTGTTTTCAGTTTTTGGATCAAATCATGTCAGTTCTTGGAGTTCCTGAGATGGGTTTTTTAAAACTTTGAGAAAAACCCAACTGGATAGAGTAAAGATTGAAGCGTTTTTTGCTTGAAACTGTAATTTttctgcagaaaaaaaaaagggtttttatTTTAGTGAGGTTTGGTATTTGGGTTTCTGGATTGGAAGAAGTGGtgcatcattttttatttttattttttttttttacagcttGGCGCAGGAGGTACAATTGTATAATTGGAATTCGGATCATCGCCGGATGCTTTTTATAAAGATTTTGGAAATTCGTGAATCGTGTTCGTTCAATGTACAtggtgcggtcagaaattattttgaatatttttatttaaaattaaacatatatACTATCTGATAAAAAATAATcgtacaatatataataaacaGATAAAATTCACGAATTCCTAAAATTCTCGTAAAAAGATTCGGAGAGCATCTGTTGGGTATAATTGAATTGACAGTAgagtaataaataaattaaaactatgGGAAGGATACACTGTTATCTTTAGTTTAAGGAGTATTTAAATGTTTGAagagaatgagaacaaaatggtatAAATTAAAGTAACGATCTCGAAAGGAGAATAAGTGTTCCCTCTTTTGTTTTAAGAAAGAAAGTTTTCGGTTTGACTGAGGAGTGCATTATATGTCTTGAGTTAATTGAAGAagtactttctcaaaaaattgaagaagtaaGGTAGATTATTTGAATTTAATAAGAGTTTTCATcggctttttctttttgtataagGTAGATCGTTGGGTCCAAGAAATTGGTGGTccttattttatgttttgaatgttGGGAGCCTGAACACAATGCTTCATGATATCTGGAAAAGAGCTTTTGTTAATGTGGAGGCTAAACCTCTTGGGGCCAACTTACCGAAAAGTATTAAATCATGAGAATTGATACATGCTTACTCTCTTCTCTCCTATCCTCTTATACactcttaattaattatggtcgttatttatatttaatcttATTGAATTTTTCTTATACACTCTTATTTAATCATGATCGTTATTTATATTTAACTTTattcaatttgataattaaatgTAAAAAGAGTGTATGAGAGAAGAAGAGTGTGTGATTTTATTTTCCTtggatttttgttattttttttattattatacaaGGACAGATTGATGAAGTGAGGGAATCAAACTTTGAACTTTGAGGGTAAAGATGAATATTCTTAACCGATTTTACAAGGAAAATCCTTGCTTAACA
It encodes the following:
- the LOC114820710 gene encoding plasmodesmata-located protein 2-like, yielding MGFLSNPVSNFSLYLLLFFFLISFELIPVAQSASDITSLVYKGCAKQTFSDPTGVYSQALSALFGSLVQQSSKAKFFKTNTGSGQSTISGLFQCRGDLSNSDCYTCVSKLPQMSDNLCGKTIAARVQLIGCYMLYEISGFAQISGMEMLYKTCGGTNVAGSGFEERRDTAFSVLENGVVSGHGFYTTNYQQVYVLGQCQGDVGDSDCGECMKSGVQRAQVECGSAISGQVYLHKCFLSYSYYPNGVPRRSSSSSSSSSSSSSGSGNTGKTVAIILGGAAGVGFLVIFLLFARNLMKKHDDY